The segment GCATGATTTTGTAAAACTGAAAAGTTTGTACTGTAAGGATAGGTTGAGTTGGCGCCACCAAAATATGTGCCTATCCAAACAGAACCATTTGCATCTTCGTATAAACTGTAAATTGAATTCTGACTAAGGCTTTTTTTATTGCCGGGGTCGTTTTGATAGGATTGAATATTTTTTGTAACCGGGTCGATAATACTTAAACCTTCCTGGGTACCTACCCACAACAAGCCATTACGTGTTGATGTGATAATGCGGATATTATTATTAATAAGACCAGAAGTGTTGTTGCCTGTTTTTCCAAAACGGGTAAATGAACCGGTAATTGGATCAAATAAATTAATGCCACTGTTTTGTGTGCCTATCCATAGTTGTTGTTTGGCATCTTCCGTAATTGTTGTTACATGAACAGCACTTAATGAACGGGGATTAGAAGGGTCGTATGTAAAGTTTTCGAAACGGTAGCCATCCTTTTGTGAAATCATGCGGGTAAGTCCGTTATTACTGCCTACCCATAAGTGTCCGTTATGATCTTCAAAAACGGCACGCACATTATTACCTGCGATTGAATTAATTTTTCCCGATTTATAAATTTTCAGATTGTTGGGCTGCCGGTCGGCAAAAGCATAAAGTCCATTGGAACTACCAATCCAAAGCGTACCTTTTTTATCTTCATAAATGCAGTTAATATTAACAACACCGCTGTTTAGGGAAATCCGTTCGAAAACATCTTTTTCTTCGTTATAACGGTTAAGACCTGAATACGTGCCTGCCCAAACTGTTTTGCGTGAATCGCAGAAAAGCGAGACCACATCATTGTGAGATATGGTATTGCTGTCCTTAGCGTCGTAAACATAATTTTTAAAACGTGTGCCATCGTACCGGCTAACCCCCATTCTTGTACCAAACCACAAAAAACCAGTACTATCCTGGGTGATCGAAAGAACTGAATTGCTTGAAAGCCCACTTTCAATAGTTAGATGGTGAAATGACATGGTTTGTGCGTTGCCATGTAACAGTATAAAGAACTGAAGCAATGCAAAACAAACTTTCCTGAATAAGTTGGGGAGTAGATGAAAAACCTGGCACATATCGTTCATATCAACGGGCTTAAAAATAAAGATATTTAGATGAAACCCGACAACAGCTTCTCTGTTTCGTTTTAGTTTGTTATTGAAAATCAAAGGATTGTTTTTTCGTTTATAAAATTCACCCTATTCTTTTAGGTTTGTCACCCTATCTTTTTTTCACCGAAACAAATATTGCATTCAGAAATGTGCTGCCACGAATCTTTTAAGTCTTAAGTACTAAGAATTCTAACAGCACATCCCTTGATTATTTACTTAAAAACTTCTGCTCATGCGATTGCTGAAACATCATTCATTGCCACCCGGCAATAAATTTCTATTCGGGTTGGCTGTTCTTTTTTTCCTTCCATTTCTCGTTTTTGCTCAATCAAAAACAATAACAGGCACAGTAAAAGACGAAAACGGAACGCCCGTTTCCGGTGCGTCTGTTGCCATTAAAAAACAAAACACGGGTACAACTACAAATGAGGCCGGTAACTTTACAATTACTGCTGCATCCGGAGAAGTGCTGGTTATTTCGGCCGTAATGTTTGAACCAAAAGAAGTAACTGTTGGAACCGGAAACAGCATCAATGTTCAATTAAGATCGAAAGCCACTGAATTAAGTGACGTAGTGGTGGTTGGTTACGGTACCAGAACGAAACGGGATATTGGAGGTGGTGTATTAACGGTTGATCAGCAATTATTACAAAACAGACCGGTAACGAATACGTTGGATGCTTTGCAGGGAACCACTCCGGGTCTTGTCATCACCCGTACCAATGGTCAACCCGGCCGTGAGGGACTGACAGCGACGATCAGAGGCATCACTTCGCTTGGTGTAAATAATGCTCCGCTGGTTATTATCGACGGAGTAGAAGGTGACCTTAGTTCATTAAACCCCAACGATATTCAGACAATATCCATTTTGGAAGACGCTGCCTCTGCATCTATTTACGGTGCGAAAGCAGGTGGTGGTGTGATTTTGGTAACAACAAAAGGCGGCAGGGAAAATCAAAAAACTCGTTTTGACCTGACGACGATGTACAGCATCCGCACACCGTTTGCCCGTCCGGAATTGTTAAGTTCACGCAAGCAGGGCGAACTGATAAACGCAGCCAGAGTGTTTGCCAATCAAAATAAAGATTTTACTGATCAGCAACTGGAGTGGTTCGATGATCCGAATGTAAATGATGTATGGAATGCAAACAGCAGAACATGGGAGTACTACTACAATAATGACATGGTAGATATTTTGATGCGTAAACAAAGTACGCAGCGCAATGTCAATCTGAGTGCCTCGGGTGGTAGCGACAAATCCAGCTATTTGTTTTCAATAGGATATTTGGGCCAGCAAGGGGTCTTCAAATTTGGGCCCGACAGCTACAGCAGGTTTAATGCAAGGGTGAATTATAATACCAGATTTTCTAAGATTTTCTCGCTCGATACCCGCTTGTCTTTTGTGAAAGAAAATATACTGGCCCCATCGGCTTCTATTACAGGCGAAGGTTTGATGTATAATGTTTATTCTATACGTGCAGCCCGTAACCCTATTTTCACGCCCGGAACAAATGACAGCAAGTACGCATTTATTGGTACAATATCCACCGCTTACCCCGTTTTGAAAGATGGCGGTTATGATGAGGAAGACAGGTATAACATGAACGGCGTCATTAGCCTCACTGCTAAAAAAATTGTAAAAGGACTTGATTTAAAAGTTGTTTATAGTCCGGGTATGATTTTCTCAGCACGGGAAGTATTTGCAAAAACAGTTCCTCGTTTTTCGATTGATGAAAATATGATACCCATTCCAAGTACCGCAATCAACCCGGTAAATTCGCTTAATAAAACAAGGCCCTATACGCTTAGTCAAAACTTCTTCGCAACAGCCGACTACGATTTTAAATTAAAAGATCATCACTTCCATTTATTGGGAGGTACTGAATACAAAACCTATAAGTATGACTGGGTGCAGGCTATGCAAAGAGCTTTATTACTAAACAATTTTGAAACATTAAACTACACTACTCTGGCTACTGCCGATGTAACGAACGTAGCCGATAATATACAAGAAAACAGATGGTTGTCTTATTTCGGACGCTTGAGTTACGATTTTGCGAGCAAGTATTATTTTGAAGGTGTACTTCGTCGTGATGGAAGTTCACGTTTATCTCCGGGTAATAAGTTTCAGACGTTCTATGCGCTAAATGCATTTTGGCGTGCATCACAGGAAGAGTGGTTTAAGAGAACATTGCCTTGGGTTGATGAATTTAAAATTGCTGTTTCATACGGTACGGCTGGCGGTGCACAAACTGCCAATCCTAATTCCAGCAACTACGATTTCCAGAGTGTGTTGACAAGAGGTTTTTATCCCTTCAATGATTCCCGTACCGCATTTTTGCAACAAGCTGCACTGGCGTCAGAGGGCAAGCAATGGGAGATCATCGAAACAACCAACTTCGGGTTTGATATTGAAGTGTTGAAAAGAAGATTACGGTTGCATTTTGATTACTTCATCAAAGAAAATAACAATGTATTTGTTACACAAAATCTTCCTGAATTGTTGGGCGTAGCACCAAACAGCGCCAATCTGGCTGCAATCCAGGTGAAAGGCTGGGGTGTTACTCTTAAGTGGAGCGACAAATTCAGAAACGGAGGGTATTATGTTTCTGCTAACATCAGCGACGACAAAAATCAAGTTGTTCGCTTTGATGGAGCCAATACTTACTTCGCCGGAATTAACGGCACGATCTTAGGCATGTCAACCAACTCGATATTTGGTTACAAAGCAGATGGATATTTTGATACACCCGAAGAAGTGCAAGGGTCGCCCCGCAGAACCACCAATACCGGCGTAGGCGATATCAAATTGCTCGACATCAATAAAGATGGTTTCATTAACCAGGGTATAGGTACTGCCGCCAATCATGGCGATCTGGTTTATCTCGGTAATACAAACCCACGTTATGTTTTTGGTGTAAATGCCGGAGTGAACTGGAAGGGCTTCGACTTTTCTTTCCTCTTCAACGGGGTTGGTAAAAGAAGTATTGTAATTGATCCTACTGCCAGTATCGGGTTATACGACGGGTGGAGAATGCCTTGGGTTATTCACCAGGATTATTGGAGACCCGATAATTTAAATGCCAAATTCCCGGCTATACGTTTAAGTGACAGGGTAAACGACCAGGTTTCATCTCATTGGATTCAGGATGCGAGTTATATAAGGTTGAAGAATCTGCAAGTGGGTTATACATTCAGGAATTCGATGCATAACGTAAAAGGATTGGGTGACATCAAACTCTATTTTTCCGGACAGGATCTTTGGGAATTGACGGGCATGTGGTTTAAGTATTACGATCCGGAAAACACGGGCAGAGTATCATTTGGTTATCCGCTTTGGAGAAGCTATGCCATGGGTTTAAACATTAGCTTTTAGCCTTTCAGGAAATGCAATCACTATTATTAATTATTACAATGTTCAAGACATGCGTTTAAATAAAATCTTTATAATCAACTGTATTGCTGTTGCAGCTGTATGGCTTATCAGCCCCGGCTGTACAAAGCAACTGGATCTAAATACCAGGACAGTCATTACAGACCCGGTTTTTTGGAAGGACTCCAGCGATTTAATTGTGGGCACAAACTATTTGTATACAAGTATCCCTGATTTCAATACGCCTTTGGACGATCGGTATAGCGACCTGGCAATCAACCTAAGCTCTTCAGGTGCTTTTAATCTTAATCCAGTGAGTGATGGCAGCCGTCCTATTCCTTCTTTCGACGGGCAGTGGAATAATTTATATACGTTCATAAGGGCTGCCAATAATGTAATTGAAAAGGCTGCTGGTATTCCCGATGGTCCCATGAAAAGTAATTGTATCGGACAGGCACGTTTCTTCAGGGCTTTCGCTTATTTTCGATTGGTAAGAACATATGGTGCGGTGCCCTATCTTGCCAAAACCATTAATGGCAGCACTGATCCTGCTTTATATACTCCCCGTACAAACCGAGAAGCAATTGTTGACTCTATTTATGCAGATCTTGATTTTGCTGCAAGTGTTTGTCCGCAGGCAGATAAACTGCCGGGTAGTACCGCTACTGCAGGCCAGCCCGGCAGAGAGTATGGACGTGTTACAAGAAGTGCAGCTCTCGCTTTGAAATCACGTGTGGCATTATATGAGGGTTCATGGCACAAGTTTCACGGTGCACCTCAATTTACGGGAACAAAGGATCCGGCAAAACATTTTACCATAGCACGTGATGCGGCTTTGCTTGTAATGAACGAAGGAAAACACAGTCTTTTTACAAAAGATGGAGCCTTGAGTTATCAAAATCTGTTCAGGTACCCGGGCGAAGGTTATACAAATAACAGAGAAAATATACTCGTAAGACTATATGGAAAGGATATAAGCAATGTTATTGCCTCTCAGTCATATATGCGTACGCAACTTAGTGATGGTGGGAATTCCGCATCAAGAACTTTTCATTTACTGTCACTTTATGCAGACGGATTACCTGCTGGTAAATCTTCTCTTGATTCAAACGGTAAAGAAACAAGTCTGCTCACAGATTACAGAAACAGAGACCCTCGCTTTGTATTGACTTCATTCAAACTAGGCGATCCGGCCGCTTCTATCTCCGGTGGCAATCCTACTTACGGCAACACATACCACTATCATCAACAGAAATACTGGACAGGACAGGCAGACTTTTTAGCATCGCCAAATATTTTCTTAGACTTTATTGCTATACGTTATGGCGAAGTGCTGTTAAACTATGCAGAAGCTGTGTATGAATTGAACAATAGTATATCTGATGCCGATTTGAATATTTCTGTAAACCTGCTCCGTAACAGGGCTACGAATAATGATATTACAAAACTACCCTTGTTGACGAACGCTTTTGTTACTGCCAATGGATTAGATATGCAAACAGAATTACGCAGAGAACGATCTGTTGAACTGGCGTTTGAAGGTTTTCGCTACTGGGATTTGTTACGATGGAAAACAGCAGAAACAGAGCTGCTGAAACCAGTACTTGGACGTAAATACTTCAGCAGCGGCGTAAACTATGGTGGCGCTACTCGTCCCACATTACAGAATGGTTACGTTCTCTATCAGGCAGCAGATAAAAGAACGTTTAATGTAACCAGAGATTATTTGTGGCCCATACCAACTGCACAGATTGGATTAAGCAATAACACATTGACACAAAACCCTAACTGGTAATCGAAATCTTATAATATAGA is part of the Lacibacter sediminis genome and harbors:
- a CDS encoding SusC/RagA family TonB-linked outer membrane protein; its protein translation is MRLLKHHSLPPGNKFLFGLAVLFFLPFLVFAQSKTITGTVKDENGTPVSGASVAIKKQNTGTTTNEAGNFTITAASGEVLVISAVMFEPKEVTVGTGNSINVQLRSKATELSDVVVVGYGTRTKRDIGGGVLTVDQQLLQNRPVTNTLDALQGTTPGLVITRTNGQPGREGLTATIRGITSLGVNNAPLVIIDGVEGDLSSLNPNDIQTISILEDAASASIYGAKAGGGVILVTTKGGRENQKTRFDLTTMYSIRTPFARPELLSSRKQGELINAARVFANQNKDFTDQQLEWFDDPNVNDVWNANSRTWEYYYNNDMVDILMRKQSTQRNVNLSASGGSDKSSYLFSIGYLGQQGVFKFGPDSYSRFNARVNYNTRFSKIFSLDTRLSFVKENILAPSASITGEGLMYNVYSIRAARNPIFTPGTNDSKYAFIGTISTAYPVLKDGGYDEEDRYNMNGVISLTAKKIVKGLDLKVVYSPGMIFSAREVFAKTVPRFSIDENMIPIPSTAINPVNSLNKTRPYTLSQNFFATADYDFKLKDHHFHLLGGTEYKTYKYDWVQAMQRALLLNNFETLNYTTLATADVTNVADNIQENRWLSYFGRLSYDFASKYYFEGVLRRDGSSRLSPGNKFQTFYALNAFWRASQEEWFKRTLPWVDEFKIAVSYGTAGGAQTANPNSSNYDFQSVLTRGFYPFNDSRTAFLQQAALASEGKQWEIIETTNFGFDIEVLKRRLRLHFDYFIKENNNVFVTQNLPELLGVAPNSANLAAIQVKGWGVTLKWSDKFRNGGYYVSANISDDKNQVVRFDGANTYFAGINGTILGMSTNSIFGYKADGYFDTPEEVQGSPRRTTNTGVGDIKLLDINKDGFINQGIGTAANHGDLVYLGNTNPRYVFGVNAGVNWKGFDFSFLFNGVGKRSIVIDPTASIGLYDGWRMPWVIHQDYWRPDNLNAKFPAIRLSDRVNDQVSSHWIQDASYIRLKNLQVGYTFRNSMHNVKGLGDIKLYFSGQDLWELTGMWFKYYDPENTGRVSFGYPLWRSYAMGLNISF
- a CDS encoding RagB/SusD family nutrient uptake outer membrane protein translates to MRLNKIFIINCIAVAAVWLISPGCTKQLDLNTRTVITDPVFWKDSSDLIVGTNYLYTSIPDFNTPLDDRYSDLAINLSSSGAFNLNPVSDGSRPIPSFDGQWNNLYTFIRAANNVIEKAAGIPDGPMKSNCIGQARFFRAFAYFRLVRTYGAVPYLAKTINGSTDPALYTPRTNREAIVDSIYADLDFAASVCPQADKLPGSTATAGQPGREYGRVTRSAALALKSRVALYEGSWHKFHGAPQFTGTKDPAKHFTIARDAALLVMNEGKHSLFTKDGALSYQNLFRYPGEGYTNNRENILVRLYGKDISNVIASQSYMRTQLSDGGNSASRTFHLLSLYADGLPAGKSSLDSNGKETSLLTDYRNRDPRFVLTSFKLGDPAASISGGNPTYGNTYHYHQQKYWTGQADFLASPNIFLDFIAIRYGEVLLNYAEAVYELNNSISDADLNISVNLLRNRATNNDITKLPLLTNAFVTANGLDMQTELRRERSVELAFEGFRYWDLLRWKTAETELLKPVLGRKYFSSGVNYGGATRPTLQNGYVLYQAADKRTFNVTRDYLWPIPTAQIGLSNNTLTQNPNW